The sequence GCCGACCTTGCGGGCGAGGTCGCCGCCCTCGTCCCAGATGAAGCCGGAGAGCGTGTACCAGTCCTGTCCGGCGAGGTAGATCCCCTGGTCCGGGCCGGAGTCGAGCTTCTCGGTGTCGGCGAGCCATTCGGCGCGGGTGCGCGGCGGACGGGCGATACCGGCCTGCGCGAACAGGTCCTTGCGGTAGATGACGACGCGGTTGGCGGCGTACCAGGGGATGCCGTACTGCGAGCTGCCGTCCTTGCCGGGTTCGGCGAGACCGGGCAGCCACTTGTCCTTGCCCCAGTCGCGCATCGACTCCAGGGTCAGGTCGGCGAGCCGGCCGCCGTCGGCGTACAGCGGCACCTGGGTGTTGCCGACCTCGACCACGTCGGGCGCGTCGCCGGAGGTGTCCGCGAGCGCCTTGCGGACCTTCGCCACGATGCCGGTCCAGTCCTGGACGCGGATGTCCAGGCGCAGGTCCGGGTGGGTGCGTTCGAAGTCCTTGGTGAAGCGGTCGAGGAAGTCCGCCGAGGCGCTGTCCTTCATCAGCCACACGGTGACGGTCTCGCGCTGATGGGTGCCGGGGAGCATCCCGCAGCCGCTGACGAGGCAGCCGGTGACACAGCCGAGGGCGAGCAGACGACGTCTCACGAGGGGTCCTGTTCTGTCTGGCATGGCGCATGCGCACAGGGGTGAAGACCCGGCGTGGGGGGACGAGCGCACAGGCTCGTACGGGTGTGGCTGGATTTTGGTATGGACCAATGCCGAGGTCAAGGGGTATCGGCGACTACGCGAGGTCACGGCCGCTACGCCGTGCGGAGCGGGCCGGGATACGGCACCGTGGAGTACGGCGTGTCCCCCGGCCCAAGGAGCCCCCGATGACGAACCACACCTACCGGGTCACCGAGATCGTCGGCACCTCGCACGAGGGCCTCGACCAGGCCATCCGCAACGGCATCACGCGCGCCGGCCGGACGCTGCGCAACCTGGACTGGTTCGAGGTGACGCAGGTCCGCGGCCAGATCGAGGACGGCCGCATCGAGCACTACCAGGTGGGCCTGAAGGTGGGCTTCCGCATCGAGGACGGCGACTGACCGTCCCGCCTCAGGTACGGCCCTCCTTCTCCTGCGCCTCGTGCAGCGCGGCGGAGTCCTCGGCCCAGCGGGCCCGCACCACGGTGAATCCGGCGCGCTCGGCGTCGTCGCACACCACCGCGTCGTCGTCCGCGAGGAAGCGCACCTCGCGGCCCTGGGCGAGCCGGCGCAGGGTCGCGAGCTTGGTGAACCGGGCGGGCCTGCGGTCCGCGTCACCGCGCATGTGCAGGTCCCCCGCGGGCAGTTCGTGCGCGGCGAGCCAGTCCAGGGTGTCACGCCGGTACCGCTCCGGACGGCCGGTCAGATAGACGACCTCGCAGTCCCGGGCGCTGCGCCGGGCCAGCTCGACGCCCTCGGCGAGCGGCGGATCCGCGGGCGCGGCACCGAAGAACCCGTCCCAGTCCTTGGGCCGCCGCCGCAGGAAGTGCTGCCGGTGGGCGGTGTCCGCCAGGGTGTTGTCGAGGTCGAACACGGCGATCGGCCGCTCACTGTTGTCGCTCACACCAAGACCTTAGCGAGGTGCGGGAATCCGCGGGCGGTCGGAGCGTTGAACCGTACGTGAGCAGTTCAGTGATCGCCCGGACCAGGTTCTCCGTCCTCGACCGTTCGCGGATCCGGCAGGGGCACTCGGCCGCCGAGGCGCTGCGGGACACCGTGGCGCTGGCGCGGGAGGCGGAGGCGCTCGGCTACCACCGGTTCTGGGTGTCCGAGCACCACGGTGTGCCCGGTGTCGCCGGTTCCGCGCCGACCGTGCTGGCCGCCGCCGTGGCCGCCGCCACCCGGACCGTCCGGGTGGGCACCGGCGGGGTGATGCTGCCCAACCACCGGCCGCTGGTCGTCGCCGAGCAGTTCGGGGTGCTGGAGTCGCTGTTCCCGGGGCGGATCGACATGGGGCTCGGGCGTTCGGTGGGCTTCACGGACGGGGTGCGCCGGGCGCTCGGCCGGGACAAGGGCGACGCGGAGGAGTTCGGGGCCCAGCTCGGCGAACTGCTCGACTGGTTCTCCGGGGCGTCCCCCACGGGGGTGCGCGCCCGGCCCGCGGACGGTCTGCGGGTGCCACCGTTCGTGCTGGCCCTCGGCGAGGGCGCCGAGATCGCGGCGCGGGCCGGACTGCCCCTGGTCATCGGGGACCTGCGGGGCCGGGAGCGGCTGCTGCGCGGCATCGAGCGCTACCGTGCCGGGTTCCGCCCCTCCCCCTGGTCGGCCGAGCCGTACGTGGTGATCTCCGGGACGGTCGCGGTCGCCGGCACCGAGGAGGCGGCGCGGCGGCTGCTGGTCCCGGAGGCGTGGTCGATGGCGTACGCCCGCACGCACGGCACCTTCCCGCCGCTCGCCCCGGCCGAGGAGACCGAGGCCCGGTCGCTGACCGCGCGGGAGCGGGAGGCGTACGACGCCCAGCTCGCCGGGCAGCTCGCGGGCACCCCGGACCAGGTCGCGCACGAGCTGGAGGCGGTGCTGAAGGAGACCGGCGCGGCCGAGGTCCTGGTCACGACCAGCAGCTACGACCGTACGGCGCTGCTGGACTCCTACCGGGCGCTGGCCGCGCTCTTCGCCCCCGCTCCCTGACCCCCGGCGCGGCGCCCCGAGATGCGGGGCGGGCCCGTGCCGGTGACCCTGAGAGGGCAAGAACGCCAGCGAGGAGGAGGACCGCCATGTCCTTCATGGACAAGCTCAAGGGCATGATCAAGGGCCACGAAAGCCAGGCCGACAAGGGCATCGACAAGGGCGGGGACTACATCGACCAGCGCACCGGCAACAAGTACCAGAAGCAGGTCGACACCGCTCAGGACAAGGCGCGGGACGAGTTCGGCACCCGGCAGGACCCGGGCAACCCTCCGCGGCCCTAGCGGGCGGGGGCGGATAGGGTGTGTCTTCCATGCACCACAGCCCCCATGATCCCTACGTCCGCGTGCGCGGCGCCCGTGAGCACAATCTCCGGTGCGTCGACGTGGACGTCCCGCGTGACGTACTGGCCGTGTTCACCGGGGTGTCCGGCTCGGGGAAGTCGTCCCTGGCGTTCGGCACGATCTATGCCGAGGCCCAGCGCCGCTACTTCGAGTCGGTCGCGCCCTACGCCCGCCGGCTGATCCACCAGGTCGGCGCGCCGAAGGTCGGCGAGATCACCGGGCTGCCGCCCGCGGTCTCGCTCCAGCAGCGCCGAGCGGCCCCCACCTCGCGCTCCTCGGTGGGCACGGTCACCAATCTCTCCAACTCCCTGCGCATGCTGTTCTCGCGTGCCGGGGAGTACCCGCCGGGCGCGGAGCGCCTGGATTCCGACGCGTTCTCGCCGAACACGGCGGCGGGCGCCTGCCCCCGATGCCACGGTCTGGGGCAGGTGCACGACACCAGCGAGGAGTTGCTGGTGCCGGATCCCTCGCTGTCGGTGCGCGAGGGCGCGATCGCCGCGTGGCCGGGTGCCTGGCAGGGCAAGAACCTGCGGGACATCCTGGACGCGCTCGGCTACGACGTGGACGTCCCCTGGCGTGAGCTGCCCGCCGAGCAGCGGCACTGGATCCTGTTCACGGACGAGCAGCCCGTCGTCACCGTGCATCCGGTGCGGGACGCGGACCGTATCCAACGCCCGTACCAGGGCACCTACATGAGCGCCCGCCGGTATGTGCTCAAGACGTTCGCCGACACCAAGTCGCCGACCCTGCGCACCAAGGCGGAGCGCTTTTTGACCAGCGCGCCCTGCGCGGGGTGCGGGGGCAGCCGGCTGCGGCCCGAGTCGATGGCGGTGACCTTCGGCGGCCGGACCATCGCCGAG is a genomic window of Streptomyces sp. WP-1 containing:
- a CDS encoding extracellular solute-binding protein; the encoded protein is MRRRLLALGCVTGCLVSGCGMLPGTHQRETVTVWLMKDSASADFLDRFTKDFERTHPDLRLDIRVQDWTGIVAKVRKALADTSGDAPDVVEVGNTQVPLYADGGRLADLTLESMRDWGKDKWLPGLAEPGKDGSSQYGIPWYAANRVVIYRKDLFAQAGIARPPRTRAEWLADTEKLDSGPDQGIYLAGQDWYTLSGFIWDEGGDLARKVGDYQWKGALDTPAALRGMDFYRRLQSLGDGPKGADEEHPPQAGVFAGGKVAQIVAVPGLAQAIVKQNPELKGKLGYFPVPGPNASRPGAVFTGGSDLVVPQNTKDQFAATAVVGALTGAKWDTELARTMNYVPNKTTLAAAVSGEEGVAAMAAGAAHGRATPNTPQWADVEADNPIKQYMTRVLDGADPATEARRASRKITEELTPNL
- a CDS encoding MsnO8 family LLM class oxidoreductase translates to MSSSVIARTRFSVLDRSRIRQGHSAAEALRDTVALAREAEALGYHRFWVSEHHGVPGVAGSAPTVLAAAVAAATRTVRVGTGGVMLPNHRPLVVAEQFGVLESLFPGRIDMGLGRSVGFTDGVRRALGRDKGDAEEFGAQLGELLDWFSGASPTGVRARPADGLRVPPFVLALGEGAEIAARAGLPLVIGDLRGRERLLRGIERYRAGFRPSPWSAEPYVVISGTVAVAGTEEAARRLLVPEAWSMAYARTHGTFPPLAPAEETEARSLTAREREAYDAQLAGQLAGTPDQVAHELEAVLKETGAAEVLVTTSSYDRTALLDSYRALAALFAPAP
- a CDS encoding antitoxin; its protein translation is MSFMDKLKGMIKGHESQADKGIDKGGDYIDQRTGNKYQKQVDTAQDKARDEFGTRQDPGNPPRP
- a CDS encoding dodecin, with translation MTNHTYRVTEIVGTSHEGLDQAIRNGITRAGRTLRNLDWFEVTQVRGQIEDGRIEHYQVGLKVGFRIEDGD